AGTTAACGGTCCTCGAGGGTGGAACTGGGAGCGGTCCTTGTAAATTATTAGAGCTAAGATCTAAAGTCAACAAAAAACGTTTACCCCCTGGAAGAACAACAAGCTGTTGATCAAACCCAGTTAACAAGTTATGGGACAAGTTCAAGGCGCTGAGATTCTGCGTACTAGGGTCTAACAACCAACTAGGTATTTTTCCATGAATTCTATTGGAGGAAAGGTCAAGCAACATCAAATGATGTTGgtttttcaagaaatttgGAAATTCAATAAGGTTGCATGAACGTAGTCCCACCACAGTAAATTTTTGTGAAGTGGTATTAGAAGTGACTTTGGTGAGCAGTGACAACCAATTTGATGAGAGAGATAAAACTTCCAAATTTTTCAGGCTAACGAGTAAAAAATCTAGCTCCATCGTTCCTCTATAAGAATTTTGAGAAAGGTCAAGTGTGATGAGTTGAGTAAGATTCCTGAGTGATGATGGAATTCTACCTGAAAAATTACACCTACCGATTGCCAATACTTCCAATGACCTAAGGTTTCCAATTGAAGCATGCAACTCACCCGAAAATTTGTTAGATGTAAAATCCAATGATTGCAACTGGGTAAAATTACCAATTACAATGGACCATGGAAATTCTCCTgataatttattgaatgaaaGGTCAAGTTCTTCCAAAGAAACAAGATTTTGAATTGAAGTAGGCAACTCACCGGAcaaattatttatagaaaGATCTAGTTTTTTCAAGGAATGAAGATTACCAATGGAAACAGGCAGCTCACCTAGCAATTCATTTAGTGAAAGGTCTAAATGAAGGAGCTTGGATAGATTACCAAGTGAAGATTGAATTCTTcctgaatttattaaaacaattaaaaatatattaattaagtagaaaattaaaaataataataatttttaataatgaatttaacaTTACAGttggcaatttttttttagtgaaaaatataTGCTTAGGAAGAGCATGCCTGTATATtgattaaggataaaataaataaaatttaattaccttGTAATCCACAGGAGTGAAGAGATAAAAATGTCAAAGAAGATAGATTTGCCAAGTTATGAGGTATCGTTGAACGAATAGAGACATAACCCAGGTCAAGTGTTTCCAGATTGCTTAACTTCTCGACTAGATTTGCAAAATTGGGTTTTTGGAGTTCAAGTCCGTAACCAGAATTTAGTGATAGATCAAGGGATACCAAGTTGACAAGCTCTAGAATTTCTGATGGTATTTgaccaaagaaagaagaatgaGAGAGGTTCAAGTATGATAATCTTGAAAGGTTGATGATTTCTGATGGGATTTCAGAGGATTTGAAGTCATTAAAAGCAAGATTAAGCCACTCAAGATGGACAAGCTTGAAAAGGCTGCTGCTAGAGTTGATAGAACCATAAAGGCAGCTATTGGAGAGGTCAAGCTTCATGACGTGACCAGTGTTCTCACTGCACTCAACACCGTCCCAAGAGCAGCAGTCAATGTTACCTTCTTCTGGCTTCCATGATGCCGCTTTAGGACGACATCCAGAGCTCCAAGGATAATAATGGTAACTCTCCTCAATTGTGTCATTGATGATGAGGCTTTCTTTGAATTGCAACAATGCAGAGCACTCATCATCATGACAGAGTCGCAGCACAGAAGAAGCAGTACTGAAGGTAGCAgttgtaaaattaaagaagatgaGGGGAACAAAAAGCTGCATAAATATTGAGAATAAACATTGGGATGAACCCATTGTTTCCtcgaaataaaatttattaaactttatCGATGTGAAGAGACATCAGCATCTTGGTTAACTTTTATACACAATTTGCCATTAATTTCTATTGGAAGCCAACCAGTGATAGATTATAGGATGTGcatattcatatatatttcCTGTTTTGTCTCTACATCATCGGAATTTGACGTTAATTAATGTATGTATAAATAGTTTTGTTTATTCCATGCACCAACCATATCAAGCTACTGACTATAGTACACGACTATCATTGTTCACACTCCACACATGAATTGTTGGATTTCTCGTTGTTGGCgcaattttcaataatttctcCTTAATTTCCACATTGTTGCCGGCTCATTAAAATTCCCGTCGCCACATGTTTAAATATTCTGCAGACTCGACGGCAATTGTCATTGATGCTGATGTATTGCTGTCgagtaaatatttctttattttattttattttaacaaagaCCTTATTAGAAGATTAGAATCAAGTAAGAATATTTTGCCTAGATgacttgataaaaattaatccatAATCTGTAgttataaagagaaaaaaaaaaagactacgGCAAGCTAAAGGAATTAAGAGTAACTAAGGTcgtatttttttggtttttatggCATTGATAATAGAGTTATTGTGCATAGGAGActattcaagaaattaattcattggggtactattataaaaaattaataaaaataaaatatttaaaatttaatatcaatttatattagtaAAAAACATTTTTACACTTGTTCTCAatacattttcatattttgaaaacatCCAATAATTTCTCATTATCAGATACCATTAAGTACATCCTTTTCTATATAATGTAAGCAAGCAATCATTCATCCAATGATCTCCCATGCGATTCCGCAATTGATTCTTCACGATGTTCCTTGCCAAAACGCTCTTTTACAGTGAAACTGACAATAGGTAGAACCAAACTAATGTCACTTTTCCCATACAGATCCAGTAAAAACGACGCTGCCTCCAACACAAGATAAAATACAGCAAGTGAACGTTTCTTATGTTTTCCAAGCAGCTAACAAACCTGCAATACAGAACCTACAGTCATATATCTCAagcaattattatttatctcaGCAATATTGATATTCATACCTTCTTGATATTCTGCCATTGGTACTGGTTCATCAGGTTCTGGATTATCAGTAACAAGAAGCGATTGGCTGTGCTAGGCACATAATCAAAAGCTGGAACATGTGAAATCCTCAAATTTCTCGATGAAATACTATAGGCGCCGTGTGATGAATCAGTAGCATCCTCATCCtttttgaaaaggaaaagagtTGCTATAGAAAAGAGTAGCAGCAAAACTGATGCACTGTAATTGCTCTCGACTCCCAAATTTGCTAGTTTGAAACAAACAGATGTTACAATCCATTGGGTCACCGAGAAGACAATTCCCACTGCCCCAGTTAGCTGCCTCTGAAATTCTTCTCTGGTTGCTGGGGTAGCTCTTGCTAGAATACAAGCACAAACAGCAATACCAAAACTAGGAAGGAAGCTCCACTTGCTTTTCTTGACTAGATCCTCTACAGCCGATATTGCATCCAAGGCAAGATTACCGAACAGATCCCACAAGGATGAGATTGATTCAAAGACATAATATTTCAGTTTATGTCGAACAAATGATGTGGGCCTCAACAGAAGACAACTAAATATATCTCGCAGGGATGAAATCACTTCCGAGACAAGATAGCCTAGTAGATATACCACAAATGATGTTGCCTCCAACACAAGATATGTAAATACCTTCCGTACAAGGGGAAGCACTGCAAGTATACGTTTTTTTCACTTACTGAGCAACTTATATACCTGTCATATAGAGGAAAAGATTagtgaaatttattaaaaagttaataaaataaactaggGAAACGACATTCTcgtaacttttttcttttttctttctcaatgaAGTCTTGCTAATCAATAATGACgctcttcatttctttttactaaGTCAGAAACTGGTGTATCTGTTATAATCAAAGCAGCTTTATATCCAAATCCGTGTATCTGTTACAATGAAAGCAGCTTTATATCCAAATCCAAACAGGAAACGAGAAAGAACATAAAAATCAAGTGGAATACGTGCTACTTACATGTCCCGTTTATGATTAAATTCAAGcatttttcaattatcaaaagagcatattttcaaaattatgcAAGGATGAAAAGTTTCAGTGTATTTACATGCTGGCCTTTGATGGTGGATCCTACAAATTGTTGAATTACGCTAGCTTCGACAGTGGATCCTATGTCATCAACACATTCTTGAATTCTTCTAGCTTTGGCAGCCTCGGATACAGTGGATTCACTTGATGACACATCTtctggtttcttctttttcataaaTCGAAGTACAGCTATTTGAACATTCACTGCAACCCTGAATTTTTCCTGTAATACAACAGACAGCCTTCTGCTTAGTATACTAAGTTTGAATTGAGTAGTACTTATCAATCCAGTTCACACTGCTTTAAATTCTTAAGGTACTGAAACTCTCCACAGAATACCCAGTTAACAAAAATTTGAgatatgatttaaaaatttcccAAGGACAAATCCGGGATGGTTTTGGGTGGCCTACCAAgtctttgaaattcttttgtcaTTCATTAAGTGCAAATTTGAAGATCATAAATTGGAG
This window of the Citrus sinensis cultivar Valencia sweet orange chromosome 8, DVS_A1.0, whole genome shotgun sequence genome carries:
- the LOC127899243 gene encoding receptor-like protein 6, which gives rise to MGSSQCLFSIFMQLFVPLIFFNFTTATFSTASSVLRLCHDDECSALLQFKESLIINDTIEESYHYYPWSSGCRPKAASWKPEEGNIDCCSWDGVECSENTGHVMKLDLSNSCLYGSINSSSSLFKLVHLEWLNLAFNDFKSSEIPSEIINLSRLSYLNLSHSSFFGQIPSEILELVNLVSLDLSLNSGYGLELQKPNFANLVEKLSNLETLDLGYVSIRSTIPHNLANLSSLTFLSLHSCGLQGRIQSSLGNLSKLLHLDLSLNELLGELPVSIGNLHSLKKLDLSINNLSGELPTSIQNLVSLEELDLSFNKLSGEFPWSIVIGNFTQLQSLDFTSNKFSGELHASIGNLRSLEVLAIGRCNFSGRIPSSLRNLTQLITLDLSQNSYRGTMELDFLLVSLKNLEVLSLSSNWLSLLTKVTSNTTSQKFTVVGLRSCNLIEFPNFLKNQHHLMLLDLSSNRIHGKIPSWLLDPSTQNLSALNLSHNLLTGFDQQLVVLPGGKRFLLTLDLSSNNLQGPLPVPPSRTVNYLVSNNSFIGEIPSWLCKLDSLEILVLSHNNLSGLLPRCLGSFSDKLSILDLRANNFFGTIPNTFMKESRLGMIDLSHNLFQGRIPRSLINCSKLEFLDIGDNQIRDIFPSWLGTLPNLTVLILQSNKFYGIIREPRIDCGFSKLRIIDLSNNRFTGKLPSKSFLCWNAMKIVNTSDLKYLQDVISPKEWLLSDEVATYDYSLKMNNKGQIMTYDKVPDILTSIILSSNRFDGMIPTSIANLKGLQVLNLDNNNLQGHIPSCLGNLTNLESLDLSNNNFLGQIPQQLVELTFLEFFNVSDNYLTGPIPQGRQFATFDNSSFESNSGLCGRPLSRECESDEAPTNEDHSKGAEESIFRRI